Proteins encoded in a region of the Methanobrevibacter millerae genome:
- a CDS encoding exodeoxyribonuclease VII small subunit, which translates to MVEENVSFEDNLKELEEIVAKLEKGDVPLDNAIEEFKKAMDLVKACDDKLKDAQDTIAKIVDDNGEIVDFDVE; encoded by the coding sequence ATGGTAGAAGAAAATGTCAGTTTTGAAGATAACTTAAAGGAATTGGAAGAAATTGTTGCAAAACTGGAAAAAGGTGATGTTCCACTGGATAATGCAATTGAAGAATTTAAAAAAGCAATGGATTTGGTTAAAGCTTGTGATGATAAGCTTAAAGATGCACAGGATACAATTGCTAAAATAGTTGATGATAATGGGGAAATTGTAGACTTTGATGTGGAATAA
- a CDS encoding radical SAM protein, which translates to MAEHKGSRFAHITKAHPCFNEKMHDKVGRAHVPVAPKCNIFCNFCTRDINNEEDRPGVTSCIMKPDDAIAHIDDVTADGPISVVGVAGPGDSLANEETFEFFEKMAEKHPDLIKCMSTNGLLLPKYADRLAELGVNSVTVTINAIDPDIAVDIYSFIKYEGKVYKDYDAVKILIQNQLDGVEKAAANGMVVKVNSVLIPGLNDEHIVEIAKEVKKRGASLMNILPLIPLGKMKHYSRPDCSMMESVREQVEEIIPVFRACTQCRADAYGIPGKKSEDHHLGMTPQSHY; encoded by the coding sequence ATGGCTGAACATAAAGGTTCAAGATTTGCACATATAACTAAAGCACATCCTTGCTTTAATGAAAAAATGCATGATAAAGTTGGAAGAGCTCATGTGCCAGTTGCACCTAAGTGTAATATATTCTGTAACTTCTGTACGAGGGATATTAATAATGAGGAAGACAGACCTGGTGTAACAAGTTGTATCATGAAACCTGATGATGCAATTGCTCATATTGATGATGTAACTGCAGACGGTCCAATTTCAGTTGTTGGGGTTGCAGGGCCTGGAGATTCACTTGCAAATGAGGAAACATTTGAATTCTTTGAAAAAATGGCCGAAAAACATCCTGACTTAATTAAATGTATGAGTACTAATGGATTGTTGCTCCCAAAATATGCTGACAGACTTGCAGAATTAGGTGTAAATTCTGTAACCGTAACAATAAATGCAATTGATCCAGATATTGCAGTGGATATTTATTCATTTATTAAATATGAAGGTAAAGTCTATAAGGATTATGACGCTGTTAAAATTTTGATTCAAAATCAATTGGATGGTGTTGAAAAGGCAGCAGCTAATGGAATGGTTGTTAAAGTAAATTCAGTTTTAATTCCTGGATTGAATGACGAACACATTGTTGAAATAGCTAAAGAAGTTAAAAAGAGAGGTGCTTCTTTAATGAATATTCTGCCATTGATACCGTTAGGAAAAATGAAACATTATTCACGTCCTGATTGTTCAATGATGGAAAGTGTTCGTGAACAAGTTGAAGAGATTATACCAGTATTTAGGGCATGTACTCAATGTAGAGCTGATGCTTATGGAATTCCTGGTAAGAAAAGCGAAGATCATCATTTAGGAATGACTCCACAAAGTCATTACTAA
- the xseA gene encoding exodeoxyribonuclease VII large subunit, whose protein sequence is MVEEYITVSKVTDYIGELIGSDSNLKHIFIKGELSNVKLYRSGHLYFTLKDEESQIRGVMFGARYKLKFKPKDGMKVLIEGKIEVYKNYGTYQLYVSEISKDGIGDLHRKYEELKEKPNKEGLFDDSHKKKIPNFPKRIGVVTAANGAAIRDIITTIKRRWPLCEVLLFPSLVQGDKAAENIVYQIKRSEKFNLDTLIVGRGGGSIEDLWSFNEEIVARAIYDCNTPVISAVGHEIDFTIADFVADFRAATPTAAAEIAVPPYEEIKNGINQLSLRANLAINKTLDENKSKLDNIVSKQLFKAPCELYAPKEMMLDNVVRRLQHSSESLIMRNKNKLDLLKNSNVLKNPENIIKNQKENYLLQLSKLEILNPLNTLKRGYTLAKIEGKVVSSAKQLKSGDDLEVEFEDGNVNTKVI, encoded by the coding sequence ATGGTTGAGGAGTATATCACTGTATCTAAGGTCACTGACTATATTGGTGAGTTAATTGGTAGCGATTCTAATTTAAAACATATTTTTATTAAGGGCGAACTATCAAATGTCAAATTATATCGAAGTGGACACCTGTATTTTACTTTAAAAGATGAGGAAAGTCAAATTCGTGGTGTCATGTTTGGAGCTAGATATAAACTCAAATTCAAACCAAAAGATGGGATGAAAGTTCTTATAGAAGGAAAAATTGAAGTCTATAAAAACTATGGAACTTATCAGTTGTATGTTAGTGAAATATCCAAAGACGGTATTGGTGATTTACACAGAAAATATGAGGAACTAAAAGAAAAACCCAACAAGGAAGGCTTGTTTGATGATTCACATAAAAAGAAAATTCCTAATTTTCCAAAAAGAATTGGGGTTGTCACTGCGGCAAATGGTGCTGCGATTCGTGATATCATAACAACAATTAAAAGGCGCTGGCCGTTATGCGAAGTGCTATTATTTCCTTCACTTGTTCAGGGAGATAAGGCTGCTGAAAATATAGTATATCAAATAAAAAGGTCTGAAAAATTTAATTTGGATACTCTTATTGTTGGAAGAGGTGGGGGAAGCATTGAAGATTTATGGTCGTTCAATGAAGAGATTGTTGCAAGAGCAATATATGATTGCAATACTCCTGTTATTAGTGCTGTGGGTCATGAAATCGATTTTACCATAGCTGATTTTGTAGCTGACTTTAGGGCAGCAACTCCAACGGCAGCTGCTGAAATTGCAGTTCCACCATATGAGGAAATAAAAAATGGTATAAATCAACTTAGTTTAAGGGCTAATTTGGCAATAAATAAAACTTTGGATGAAAATAAATCTAAATTGGATAATATTGTATCCAAACAGTTATTCAAAGCACCATGTGAACTTTATGCTCCTAAAGAAATGATGTTGGATAATGTTGTTCGTCGTTTACAGCATTCTTCCGAATCATTAATAATGAGAAATAAAAATAAATTGGATTTGTTGAAAAATTCCAATGTTTTAAAAAATCCTGAAAATATTATTAAAAATCAAAAAGAAAATTATTTATTACAATTATCAAAATTAGAAATATTAAATCCTCTAAATACATTGAAAAGAGGATATACATTAGCTAAAATTGAAGGTAAGGTTGTCTCAAGTGCTAAACAGTTAAAATCTGGAGATGATCTGGAAGTCGAATTTGAAGACGGTAATGTTAATACAAAGGTGATTTAA
- a CDS encoding EamA family transporter, whose translation MDNTAISLIFPMVLVVLANTMYNICTKSTPGDVDPFVTLIFTYVTATIVTIILFFVISRPENVAFEISKINWTSIVLGISIVGLETGYILIYRAGWKVSNASVVANICLACTLLIVGFVAYKENISLKQVLGIVICIVGLILVTK comes from the coding sequence ATGGACAATACGGCAATAAGTTTAATCTTTCCAATGGTTTTGGTTGTTTTAGCAAATACTATGTATAACATTTGTACTAAATCAACTCCGGGGGATGTTGATCCATTTGTTACATTAATCTTTACATATGTAACCGCAACAATAGTTACTATAATATTATTTTTTGTTATTTCAAGGCCGGAAAATGTGGCTTTTGAAATATCAAAGATTAATTGGACATCTATTGTTCTGGGAATATCCATTGTAGGTTTGGAAACAGGCTATATTTTAATATATCGTGCAGGATGGAAGGTCAGCAATGCTTCAGTTGTTGCAAATATTTGTCTTGCATGCACGCTGCTTATTGTAGGTTTTGTTGCATATAAAGAAAATATTTCTTTAAAGCAAGTTTTGGGTATAGTTATTTGTATAGTTGGGTTGATTTTAGTTACAAAATAA